Proteins from a genomic interval of Hornefia porci:
- a CDS encoding cation:proton antiporter — MHIPSLVTDLAMMLIVAGIVSIIFRKLNLPVILGYILAGFITSPYFPMFFSVEDKQTINALSELGVIIILFHIGLEFDFHKLLSVGSTAIVTAIVKMSGVLAVGYCFGTMIGLSRMNSVFLGAMLSISSTVVIRKAFDELGVAGEKYTSLVMGTLIMEDLFGVFIMVILSSLAVGQNTGGTELMIHLGLMGCYLVVWLLLGIFLLPTFLNKIMALMNREMLVVLSLGICFCMALIARSLGFSVELGAFLAGSLFAGTKHAEEVEESTSAIKDMFSVIFFLSVGMLVDPSVIAEQWTSILPIAIIAVLAKLVFATLGMVLSGQSLGTAIRSGFSLAPIGEFSYIIASLGISLGVMDSYLYPVIVAASVLTTLITPVLIRNSGRFTGFLRGHLPEKVLDKMTQYSSSEQDKEEKIPDWGVWLRQYFQSLLLYGTIMLVAAIAGVHLAAPALEHLTNGVWAGVISCGGIYVVIALFLRPMLKFHDKVFTRLWLDSKANRPPMVLLICIKVILIAVIVFYPIHQMFGAHRSILFIAVLAAILVLSKTDFITTSYLEMETRFLRNLNEKTIHRLQQENGQQEWLNEDINIFSYFVPEDAPYIGKRLSELEWGRRYDVLVVKIRRGERSILLPQGSVPVQAGDKLYVVGNLAAVCNLHKALDIDPPRRIRTLRAFMETDYPDTENALACLAIQVTGCEPYCGQSIMNTQILNKGHCMILGIQKNGYPVVMPDPHLTIRKDDVIWVMGSNNNVGRLAAFSVCPL, encoded by the coding sequence ATGCATATACCTTCGCTGGTCACGGACCTGGCGATGATGCTCATCGTGGCAGGCATCGTCAGCATCATTTTCCGGAAACTGAATCTGCCCGTTATCCTGGGCTACATCCTGGCAGGCTTCATTACAAGCCCGTATTTTCCCATGTTTTTCAGCGTGGAGGATAAGCAGACCATCAACGCTCTCAGCGAGCTGGGCGTAATCATCATCCTGTTCCATATCGGACTTGAATTCGATTTTCACAAGCTGCTGAGCGTCGGGAGCACCGCGATCGTCACCGCGATTGTCAAGATGTCCGGAGTGCTTGCGGTGGGGTACTGCTTCGGAACGATGATCGGGCTGTCGCGGATGAACAGCGTCTTTCTGGGAGCAATGCTTTCCATCAGCTCTACGGTGGTGATCCGGAAGGCCTTCGATGAACTGGGCGTCGCCGGCGAAAAATACACGTCTCTCGTAATGGGCACGCTGATCATGGAGGATCTGTTCGGGGTATTCATCATGGTGATTCTGTCCTCCCTCGCGGTGGGGCAGAATACCGGCGGGACGGAGCTGATGATCCATCTGGGACTGATGGGCTGCTATCTGGTGGTCTGGCTGCTGCTGGGGATTTTCCTGCTGCCGACGTTCCTGAATAAGATTATGGCGTTGATGAACCGGGAGATGCTGGTGGTGCTGTCTCTGGGGATCTGTTTCTGTATGGCGCTGATCGCCAGGAGCCTCGGATTCTCTGTGGAGCTGGGTGCGTTTCTGGCGGGGTCGCTGTTTGCGGGAACAAAGCACGCTGAAGAGGTGGAGGAATCCACCTCTGCGATAAAGGACATGTTCTCCGTCATCTTCTTCCTTTCTGTTGGAATGCTGGTGGACCCGTCTGTAATCGCTGAACAGTGGACCTCGATTCTGCCGATCGCGATAATTGCAGTTCTGGCCAAGCTGGTCTTCGCGACGCTGGGCATGGTTTTGTCCGGGCAGAGCCTCGGAACGGCGATCCGCAGCGGATTCAGCCTGGCGCCCATCGGCGAGTTCTCCTATATCATCGCATCTCTGGGAATTTCTCTGGGGGTGATGGACAGCTATCTGTATCCGGTGATTGTGGCGGCTTCGGTGCTGACGACGCTGATCACTCCGGTGCTGATCCGGAATTCCGGAAGGTTTACCGGATTTCTGCGGGGGCATCTGCCGGAAAAGGTGCTGGACAAGATGACACAATATTCCTCCAGCGAGCAGGATAAAGAGGAGAAAATTCCGGACTGGGGCGTGTGGCTTCGTCAGTATTTTCAGAGTCTGCTGCTGTACGGGACGATTATGCTGGTTGCGGCCATCGCCGGCGTTCATCTGGCTGCACCCGCATTGGAGCATCTGACAAACGGCGTCTGGGCCGGCGTGATTTCCTGCGGTGGCATCTACGTGGTCATCGCGCTGTTCCTGCGTCCGATGCTGAAGTTTCACGACAAAGTATTCACCCGCCTGTGGCTCGACAGTAAAGCCAACCGGCCGCCTATGGTGCTTCTGATCTGTATCAAGGTGATCCTCATCGCCGTCATTGTGTTCTATCCGATTCATCAGATGTTCGGCGCGCACCGGTCTATTCTGTTCATCGCGGTTCTTGCGGCGATACTCGTTCTGAGCAAAACAGACTTCATCACCACCTCTTATCTGGAGATGGAGACCCGGTTCCTGCGGAATCTGAATGAAAAAACCATTCACCGCCTTCAGCAGGAAAACGGACAGCAGGAATGGCTGAATGAGGATATTAATATCTTTTCATATTTTGTTCCGGAGGATGCGCCATATATCGGAAAACGGCTGAGTGAGCTGGAGTGGGGCAGACGTTACGACGTGCTGGTTGTAAAGATCCGCAGAGGAGAAAGGTCGATCCTGCTTCCGCAGGGCAGTGTGCCGGTGCAGGCGGGGGATAAGCTGTACGTTGTAGGCAATCTCGCCGCTGTCTGCAACCTGCACAAAGCGCTGGACATCGATCCTCCCAGGAGGATCCGCACGCTCAGGGCCTTCATGGAGACCGATTATCCTGACACGGAGAACGCGCTGGCTTGCCTGGCCATTCAGGTTACCGGATGCGAGCCGTACTGCGGCCAGTCGATTATGAATACGCAGATTCTGAACA
- a CDS encoding DUF1292 domain-containing protein has product MAENKKNNTQAPEEEEMEVITLEFDDGEKADCEIMGIFDYNGKDYVALIPDDGTDDVWIYGYEEDEEGAFELIDITDDKLFEAVAREFESIMEDPEENEE; this is encoded by the coding sequence ATGGCTGAAAATAAAAAGAATAATACGCAGGCGCCGGAAGAGGAAGAGATGGAGGTCATCACTCTGGAATTTGACGACGGTGAGAAGGCGGACTGCGAGATCATGGGAATCTTCGACTACAACGGTAAGGATTACGTGGCGCTGATTCCGGACGACGGAACGGACGACGTATGGATTTACGGGTATGAGGAGGATGAGGAAGGCGCGTTCGAGCTCATCGATATCACCGATGACAAACTGTTCGAAGCGGTTGCCCGGGAATTCGAATCCATTATGGAGGATCCGGAGGAAAACGAGGAATAG
- a CDS encoding NAD(P)/FAD-dependent oxidoreductase, with the protein MENYDIVIVGAGASGVFMAYELTKLDNNARVLMLDRGAPLEKRICPVKLGKTKVCVKCDPCHIMNGYGGAGTLSDGKYNLTTQFGGELHQYIGVEKAMELMEYVDEVLCSMGGEDARLYSTASTDLKTECLKYDLHLLEARVRHLGTDRNVRILGKIYDYIRDRVDMKFYTVVDSIDRNGDGSFVVTTSDGDQFRAEDVVLATGRSGSAWMERICDRFQVPQKKNRVDIGVRVELPAEIFRHITDEVYESKIVYQTEKYNDLVRTFCMNPYGEVVSENTNGIVTVNGHSYADPSLLSENTNFALLVSNKFTEPFRDSNEYGQAIASLSNMLGGGVLMQRFGDLVKGRRSSERRMEKCFTRPTLAATPGDLSLVMPKRQMDDIIEMIYALDKIAPGTANEDTLLYGIEVKFYNSRVEVDDRLMTKIPNLYALGDGSGVTHSLSQASASGVYVARLLAEKYSRS; encoded by the coding sequence ATGGAAAATTATGATATCGTCATCGTCGGCGCAGGCGCCAGTGGCGTATTTATGGCTTATGAACTGACGAAGCTTGATAATAATGCCCGGGTTCTGATGCTGGACCGCGGAGCACCGCTGGAGAAGCGAATCTGCCCGGTTAAGCTGGGAAAAACAAAGGTCTGCGTCAAATGTGATCCCTGCCACATCATGAACGGTTACGGCGGCGCCGGAACGCTGTCCGACGGGAAGTACAATCTGACGACGCAGTTCGGGGGAGAACTGCACCAGTACATCGGCGTGGAGAAGGCGATGGAGCTGATGGAGTATGTGGATGAAGTGCTCTGCTCCATGGGCGGCGAGGACGCCCGGCTGTATTCCACCGCGAGTACGGATCTGAAAACGGAGTGTCTCAAATATGACCTGCATCTGCTGGAGGCCCGTGTGCGCCACCTGGGAACGGATCGCAATGTCCGCATACTGGGGAAAATTTACGATTATATCCGGGATCGTGTCGATATGAAATTCTACACTGTAGTGGATTCCATCGACCGGAACGGAGACGGGAGCTTTGTGGTGACCACGTCGGACGGAGATCAGTTCCGGGCAGAGGACGTGGTGCTGGCGACCGGGCGCAGCGGTTCCGCCTGGATGGAGAGGATCTGTGACCGTTTTCAGGTTCCCCAGAAGAAGAACCGTGTCGATATCGGCGTTCGCGTGGAGCTGCCCGCAGAGATATTCCGCCACATTACCGATGAAGTGTATGAGAGTAAAATCGTTTATCAGACGGAAAAATACAACGATCTGGTGAGAACCTTCTGCATGAATCCATACGGCGAGGTCGTTTCGGAGAACACCAACGGAATTGTCACGGTGAACGGGCACAGCTATGCAGATCCGTCGCTGCTCTCTGAGAACACCAACTTCGCGCTGCTGGTTTCAAATAAATTCACCGAGCCGTTCCGCGACAGCAACGAATACGGTCAGGCGATCGCCAGCCTCTCCAATATGCTGGGAGGAGGCGTTCTGATGCAGCGCTTCGGCGATCTGGTGAAGGGAAGGCGGAGCAGCGAGCGGCGTATGGAGAAATGCTTCACCCGGCCGACTCTCGCCGCAACGCCGGGAGATCTGAGTCTGGTGATGCCCAAGCGCCAGATGGATGATATCATTGAAATGATTTACGCGCTGGACAAAATCGCACCGGGCACGGCCAATGAGGATACGCTCCTGTACGGAATAGAGGTCAAGTTCTACAATTCCAGAGTGGAGGTGGACGACCGTCTGATGACGAAGATTCCGAATCTCTATGCGCTGGGCGACGGCTCCGGCGTCACTCATTCACTGTCCCAGGCGTCGGCCTCCGGCGTTTACGTTGCCAGACTGCTGGCAGAAAAATATTCGCGGTCGTAA